TCAACAAGGCGGCCCCGTCGCTCAGGTGATCATCGCACTATTGTTGGTGGGGCTTATCATTGCGGTGGTACGCGGGATTCATTTAGTTGCAATACGCCGAAAAATCAACCAGCAGTTGAAGTCACCTTCGGCTATTCACAACAACCCATTAGGTCGGGTGTTGGCCGTGTACCAAAACAATCACAATCGGAGCGTTGAAGCACTGGAGCTACGATTATTGGAAACCGTATTAGACGAGCAAGCGCATCTCGACAAAGGGCTCTCTATGCTAAAGCTACTTGCAGCGCTGGCACCCATGCTCGGTTTATTGGGTACCGTTATCGGTATGATTGAGACGTTCCAGATCATCACCCAGTACGGAAATGGCGACCCTAAAGTGATGGCTGGCGGTATTTCGATGGCATTGGTGACCACGGTACTCGGACTGGTGGCGGCTATGCCGCTGTTGCTGGCGCACAATTTGTTGAGCAGCCAAGTTGAAGCCATTAAGTCGATATTGGAAAAACAAGGGGTCGCGTTAGTCGCCAAGCAGGCGGAAAGCGAGTTAGCCACACCTGCAAGTGGCATGGCGTCGGTGGCGTAATGGACGATATCATCACACTATTAAACCAGATGGCGCAGAGCTTCGATTGGAGTGCTCACTTGCTTGCTTTCATGCATCGAGGTGGTGTGGTGTTATGGGGCCTGTTTGTGGTGGTGATGCTGTTACTGGCATTGGCGTTAGAGCGTCTCTATTGTTTGCATGTTGAGCTGCCCAAAACATCAGCGAATTGGCAAACCATTTGGCACCAGCGCAGCGACAAAACCTCATGGTATGCGCAGCGTATTCTAGATGGCTGGTTGGCACAGTTACAGCTTAGTGCCAGCAGCAATCTGCGCCTTATCAAAGCATTGGTGACCTTGTGCCCAATGCTTGGCTTATTAGGCACCGTAACCGGTATGATCAATGTGTTTGATGCAATGGCCAAATACAGTACCAGCGATCCCAAACTCATGGCTGAGGGTATTTCAATGGCCACCATTCCGACCATGGTTGGTATGGTGGCGGCATTGATAGGCTTGTTTATCCATGCTCGTCTGGCAAAACATGCACGGACACGGGTGAGAGTACTGGCGACCCAGTTTAGGAGTGAAGTATGAGACTAGGACGACGCCTTGAGTCACAGGAAGAAGCGCATATCGATCTTA
The sequence above is drawn from the Vibrio sinaloensis genome and encodes:
- a CDS encoding MotA/TolQ/ExbB proton channel family protein produces the protein MDDIITLLNQMAQSFDWSAHLLAFMHRGGVVLWGLFVVVMLLLALALERLYCLHVELPKTSANWQTIWHQRSDKTSWYAQRILDGWLAQLQLSASSNLRLIKALVTLCPMLGLLGTVTGMINVFDAMAKYSTSDPKLMAEGISMATIPTMVGMVAALIGLFIHARLAKHARTRVRVLATQFRSEV